The Candidatus Zixiibacteriota bacterium DNA window TCGTTGGGTCTGTGCCGTCCACCCGATACCTGATCTGCGCTGTCTCGAGCGTCATCTCTGCCCTGATTGCGTCATCGTATGTTCCTGATGTCAGTCCGACCGCCGAATCTTCGACGTCTACCGATTCGTAGTCGAATACCTTCCATTGCACAGGAAACGCCGTAACTGCTTGATGTTCAATTTTTGCCATATTATCTCCTATTCATTTTTCTTTTCAATTTATTCAAAATTTTCGTATTGATCTGCACCTTTCTATTTTTAGTGAGATCATCCACCAGGATCGTAATTGTATCATGATCCCTTAATTGTCGCCTTGTGATCTTTTCAGATCGTTGATCTCTATCCACCATCTATAATCCCATTACCACTAAAGAGGATGTTCCAGTTTTAAACCCAAAAATCCCATAATACAAACTATCAATTTGATCATCATGCTCACCATCCGGGAACAATAGCAATTCATCTATCAAATCACCCATATCCCGCTTAAAGAAAATATTACCATTTTCAAACCAACCTGTAATCATATTTGCTCTTGATACTTTATCTTTCGTGGGTGTTACACCTTGAATCTTAAGTCCGCCCATCGATTTCAACTCGTCAACCATCGCCGCCTGATACGCAACCGACTCAATTATTGTCCTGTCGGGATTCCACTTTTCAACCATCCTAATGATCTCATCTTTCTGTCGCTGAAAAGTCCAATGTCCCTTAACAACATCCAACACATACAATTTCTTATCTTCTCCTTGCCCAACGCAGGTAATAACGGTATAATCCGCCGTATCTTTTTCCGAAATCGCCAGATCAACCCCTAAAAACTTTTTATTGATCTTAACTTTGATATTATCTCTTCTAACATGAACTCCGTCTTCGCTGTATATAATCTCATCGTAATATTTGATCCATTCCCACCGAAATATATTACCTTCCTTCAAAAGACTAATATCATTCTGATATTGTAGCCCAAATATAATAGATCCCAAATCTTCCTTAATAGACAACAATCCCTTTTTGATCATTTCGCCTTTCTCATTGGCAACATCCTCAATCGGCTGTAGCCACTCGCACAATGCCGTTCCGTCATCCTGGATTGCCGGAAGAAGATTAGTATCATATTTCAATTCATCGATCACCATCTGATACAAATCCGAAAAATGATACCTTGTCCCAACGAAATGAATAGATCCGTCCGTCATCAATGTCGGCAGAAGTGTCGTCTTAAACCAATTTTTCATCCTCTCCCGCTGAAGTTCGGACCTGCTATTATCAAAATTCACAAGATCATCACACCCAATCACATCAAAGTGTAGACCTGTAGCCGCACCTGACATCGCCCCGACCGCAGTAATCGTGCCCTCCGTATGAATCTGATCTCTACCGGAAAGTTCGATCACATGATCGGTCCATCGCTTCCCAACGACGTCGCCATAATATTCCCTTATCAAATCAGAATTCTCAAGTGTATTTTTAATCGTCCTCAAAAAATTCTGTGCGTGCATATCCGTGTCCGAACAGATGAGAATCCGAACGTCGGGATTGTTCACCGCCACCCATGTAAAATATCCTATGATCATCCTCGACTTCCCATGCCCTCGTGGCGCAAGATCAAGAGTAAATCTATTGTTCTGCACGTGATCCAAAATGTTAAGGTGCATGCCGTCCACCCGATACCCAAAAACTTCTCGGATGAAATATGGCGCAGAATACTTCAAAAGTTCCGATATTGGAATGTTATTGAGATTCATTTATGTTGTTTAATCCCATCGCCGTACAGGAATTTTTCAAAGTCACAATATGATTGGAAAAAATCACCCAAGTCATCTATACCATAATCTCCATCATCGTGATGACATTCTCGATCATCTTTGAACTTTAAAAAAATTATTGCAGTTGCCACCAGATTCTTCCAAATCTTTATTAATATTTCTTTTTGCTCACATAATTCTATATCGGTCTTGAGTTCGTTAATAGAGTCTTCAAGTCTTGAATATCTATCTATTCTTTTATATTCAGGTTTGTGTTTAATAAATTCAATATGTTCATATTCTTTTTTAAACCAGTCGATTAACTGTTCATCCTTAATAATCATATTAATCAACCCTCTTTTGCAATCGATTCACTGTATCAGTTTCAGATCTGATGAACCATTGTGCAATACAACCATTGTTATGGCCACAATCGCCCGTGCAGTATCGGCATGGTCCGCCTTTGCTCAAGATATCTCGCGACACTGTAAATCCGTATGATTTATTGACGATATATTCCAGTCTATTATCCTTAACGTTGTTACGATTCATAAAGCTCTCGATCCATTTCATACCTACGCAGGGAAACACAAAACCATCGGGGCGTATGGCTGCCTTTCCCATACCAGCCGTGCAGTGAGTACCACTAACCAACCCTAAATCATTATAGTGGGCACCAACATCGATTGTTATATCGGATTTATTTGTCAGTTCATTAAGAATTTCACGTAACTCCAGTACTTCCTCCGGGCGAAGATCCAATCTATCCTTATATTGTGCTCCGCGGCCTTGCGGCACGAATCTTAGGATATGGATGGATTCCAGTCCAATCTTCTTCACTAGTGAAACAATGGCGGGCAAATCTCTAAAATTCTCACGCAGAGGAACGAAATGAATATCAATAGTTAAATATGCTTTCTGTGCATTTTTGATTGATTCCATAAGATTTTCAAAGCTCTTTGACCTCCCAGTGATGTTATCATGAATTGGTGGGTTTGAGCCGTACAGGCTAAACACAATCTTTTTCACACCTGCGTTTTTTAATTTTAGAAAATAACTTTTTGAAACAGGCGATACCTGCTCAGATTCACCAAAAACATTTCCAGATGTATATATGAAAGTATCGATGTTCAACTTTGTTATGTATTCACAGATATCTAAAATATGGGGATATGTAAGAGGCTCTCCTCCGGATAAGGAGATTTCAGCTAACCCCATAGATTTCGCTTGATTTACGATATCTTCAAGTTCACTAAGGCTGAATTCATTCGGTAAAGGATCTCCTCCATTGGAAGAACATAAAACACATCTCATCGGACATCTTTTGGTTATTTCCAACGTCAGATCCTTCAAAATCATATATTACCCTCGCCT harbors:
- the terL gene encoding phage terminase large subunit; the encoded protein is MHAQNFLRTIKNTLENSDLIREYYGDVVGKRWTDHVIELSGRDQIHTEGTITAVGAMSGAATGLHFDVIGCDDLVNFDNSRSELQRERMKNWFKTTLLPTLMTDGSIHFVGTRYHFSDLYQMVIDELKYDTNLLPAIQDDGTALCEWLQPIEDVANEKGEMIKKGLLSIKEDLGSIIFGLQYQNDISLLKEGNIFRWEWIKYYDEIIYSEDGVHVRRDNIKVKINKKFLGVDLAISEKDTADYTVITCVGQGEDKKLYVLDVVKGHWTFQRQKDEIIRMVEKWNPDRTIIESVAYQAAMVDELKSMGGLKIQGVTPTKDKVSRANMITGWFENGNIFFKRDMGDLIDELLLFPDGEHDDQIDSLYYGIFGFKTGTSSLVVMGL
- a CDS encoding radical SAM protein is translated as MILKDLTLEITKRCPMRCVLCSSNGGDPLPNEFSLSELEDIVNQAKSMGLAEISLSGGEPLTYPHILDICEYITKLNIDTFIYTSGNVFGESEQVSPVSKSYFLKLKNAGVKKIVFSLYGSNPPIHDNITGRSKSFENLMESIKNAQKAYLTIDIHFVPLRENFRDLPAIVSLVKKIGLESIHILRFVPQGRGAQYKDRLDLRPEEVLELREILNELTNKSDITIDVGAHYNDLGLVSGTHCTAGMGKAAIRPDGFVFPCVGMKWIESFMNRNNVKDNRLEYIVNKSYGFTVSRDILSKGGPCRYCTGDCGHNNGCIAQWFIRSETDTVNRLQKRVD